CGTCCGCGTGCAGCCAGCACTCGAACGCCCGCTCAAGGAGCGAGTCCCGCAGCGGCAGCGCGAAGTCCTTGTAGGTGACCGTGAGGTCGGCCACGCCACGCCCCGCGAACGAGACCGTGCGGATCAGGGTGTGCGTCTGGTCCCGCCAGGGCCCGCGCAGCGCGCGGTTCGGCGGCCGTCCGAGCGCCGACCAGAACGCCTCGGTCCGCTCCGACGGCGACATCTCGGGCACGCCGGTGCCCAGCGGGTCCTTCAGCCCGAGCGCGCCGGAGACCAGGCCGTCCACCGCCAGCAGGTGCCCGATGACCCCGGCGACGGTGGTCTTGCGCCGCACCACGTGGTCGTCCTCGTACCACTTGAGCCGCACGGGCGCGTGCCACTCCGACTCGCCGATGTCCCGCAGCAGCGCGTCGAGCCGGGCGGTCTCGGCGTCGTACGGGGTGACCCACTCGGGCACCGGTACGCGGGCGGGGCGCCGGCCCAGGCAGTTCTCCAGGACGCGGGAACGCAGCAGCGGGTCCAGGTCGAGGTCGCGGTCCTCGTGGAGCAGCGCGACGGCGTCCCGCAGCCGCAGGGCCTCGTCGGCGCAGGGGGCGCACTCGGTGAGGTGGTCCTCGACGGCCTTGGTCTCCCCGGCGGAGCACGCGGAAAGCGCCCAGGCCCCGAGGAGGGACTTGAGCACGCGGTGGGTGAGCTGGGGGACGTCCGGGGTGTCCGGGGCGAGGTCCGGGACGTCCGGGGTGTCCGGGGCGAGGTCCGGGACGTGAGGCGCGTCCGGGACGAGGTCCGGGACATGAAGCGCGTCCGGTGCGTCCGGCTCGGCGGGTTCCGTGTCGGTCTCCGCCGCCCCCGGCGCCACCGGGTACGCCGTCAGGTCCGCGTGGTCGTCCGCCGACCGGCGCGGTCCCGGTATCCACGGGGCGCGTGCGACGTCGTCCGCGTCGCCGTTCGCCCCGGTCACAGCGTGCGTCCGTAGCCGGGCGGCGAGGAGCCCTCCAGGGGGCGGGTGTTGGCCGAGGAGAGCAGCTGCAGCCCGAGCCGGAGGCGGCGCCGGGCCTCGTCCTCGGTGACCCCGAGGTCGGCGGCGGTCTGGCGGTAGTCGCGCCGCTGGAAGTAGGCCAGTTCGAGCGCGGCCCGCAGCGGGGCCGGCATCGAGGTCACGATGTAGTCCGCGCGGGCCGCGACGGAGGCCCGCCGCACCTTCTGCTCCAGCTCCTCGACGGAGCCCTGCCCGGTCTCCGCGTACGCCGTCGCCTCCGCCTGGCGCAGCCGGTACACGGCCTGTCGCTGCGTCAGGCGGGCGACCCACGAGCGCATGTTGCCCTGCTTGGGGTCGTAGTCGTCGGGGTTCTCCCAGATGTAGCCGAAGACCTCTCGGGTGATCTGGTCGGCCGCGGCGTCGTCGTCCAGGACCCGGTGGGCGAGGCTGTGCACGAGCGAGGCGAACCGGTCGTAGAGCTCGCCGAGCGCGGCGGCCTCTCCGCGCGCGAGCCGCTGCTGCATCTTGCGGTCCCAACGCGGTGGTGTCTCCATCGCCATGCGAATCCTCCGTCCCCTGCCGGTCCCCGGGCCCTTCCCGCCTTCTCCAAAGTAATGCGCCGCCTCGACGGCGCACGCCTGTTTGCCGCAAGTACGCCCTTTACCCGGGCTCGGATGGTAAGGAACGCGTCATCCCTCGGCCCGGGGGTTTCGACCCGACGTGTCGGGGCAGGCGGCGTCCGTGACGACGATCGAGGTCGACGAGGACGAGCACGGCCCCTGGACGGTACTGCGTGTCCGGGGGGAACTGGACCTGGTCACCTCCCCCGGGATACGCCGCCGCGTCCACGACGCCGTCGCGGGCGGCCGCCACGACCTGGTGATGGACCTGTCCGCGGTGCGGTTCTGCGACTCCAGCGGCGTCGGCGTCCTGATCGCCGCCCGCCGCCTCCTCCGCTCCTGCGGGGGCCGCCTCCGCCTGATCCTCCCGGGGGACGAGGGCGGCGACGGCCACGTCGACCGGGTCCTCTCCGCGCTCGGCGTCCGGCGTCTCTTCGACGTGTACGAGGACGTGCCGGCGGCGGTCAGCGGGCCGGGCCGAA
Above is a genomic segment from Streptomyces sp. NBC_00094 containing:
- a CDS encoding sigma-70 family RNA polymerase sigma factor, yielding MAMETPPRWDRKMQQRLARGEAAALGELYDRFASLVHSLAHRVLDDDAAADQITREVFGYIWENPDDYDPKQGNMRSWVARLTQRQAVYRLRQAEATAYAETGQGSVEELEQKVRRASVAARADYIVTSMPAPLRAALELAYFQRRDYRQTAADLGVTEDEARRRLRLGLQLLSSANTRPLEGSSPPGYGRTL
- a CDS encoding maleylpyruvate isomerase N-terminal domain-containing protein, whose product is MTGANGDADDVARAPWIPGPRRSADDHADLTAYPVAPGAAETDTEPAEPDAPDALHVPDLVPDAPHVPDLAPDTPDVPDLAPDTPDVPQLTHRVLKSLLGAWALSACSAGETKAVEDHLTECAPCADEALRLRDAVALLHEDRDLDLDPLLRSRVLENCLGRRPARVPVPEWVTPYDAETARLDALLRDIGESEWHAPVRLKWYEDDHVVRRKTTVAGVIGHLLAVDGLVSGALGLKDPLGTGVPEMSPSERTEAFWSALGRPPNRALRGPWRDQTHTLIRTVSFAGRGVADLTVTYKDFALPLRDSLLERAFECWLHADDIANAVAYPYAPPSGAHLHGMIDLAARLLPAALAGRRRSGLAAPARHLVTAGSPGRSLHLEVEGAGGGHWYIALDSPAAIGSPEQAVAQVAMDGVEFCQLVAGHISPEEAAAGQDGDREAIRDVLSAAASLSRL
- a CDS encoding STAS domain-containing protein, with product MTTIEVDEDEHGPWTVLRVRGELDLVTSPGIRRRVHDAVAGGRHDLVMDLSAVRFCDSSGVGVLIAARRLLRSCGGRLRLILPGDEGGDGHVDRVLSALGVRRLFDVYEDVPAAVSGPGRTVP